The following are from one region of the Plasmodium cynomolgi strain B DNA, chromosome 1, whole genome shotgun sequence genome:
- a CDS encoding hypothetical protein (putative), with protein sequence MHMGDVPQGGEEAEKDAAVGGEVTKKGGSQVEQKGSHDLTAGGGDAGWGNSDGWHAEKQAEKQAEKQAENTAEEPAEEPAREAKKVRKSLDKAGKVEKGKLQKKRATDVKGEAKKKDKKVAAKKDKKVAAKKGAKKVAVKETKAMAAKGAKATGKGKKGEPSRTDDPLLTDSEEELYNDDNLFMPRALKKKAHKKGNQKSETSDHKRKAATSQIGKKKHEQGGQREKREKRKKKRNKMKSKFCTAQCLPLGQYEEAFEKELASYATSGLKKYLKFLKNYKTTVGVVEDKVGMEGEENGLGGYEAQKYVYDGAHH encoded by the exons ATGCATATGGGTGATGTTCCGCAGGGGGGTGAAGAAGCTGAGAAGGATGCAGCCGTAGGAGGAgaagttacaaaaaagggtggcAGCCAAGTTGAGCAGAAGGGAAGCCATGATCTAACCGCGGGTGGTGGTGACGCAGGATGGGGCAACTCGGACGGGTGGCACGCGGAGAAGCAAGCAGAGAAGCAAGCAGAGAAGCAGGCGGAGAACACCGCAGAGGAACCCGCAGAGGAGCCCGCGCGGGAGGCGAAGAAAGTGCGGAAGAGCCTGGACAAGGCTGGTAAAgtggaaaaggggaaactcCAAAAGAAGAGGGCGACGGATGTCAAAGGGgaggcgaagaagaaggacaaaaaggtAGCCGcgaagaaggacaaaaaggtAGCCGCGAAGAAGGGGGCCAAAAAGGTAGCTGTGAAGGAAACCAAAGCGATGGCTGCGAAGGGGGCCAAGGCGAccgggaaggggaaaaaaggggagccgAGCCGAACGGACGATCCCCTCTTAACCGACTCGGAAGAGGAGCTCTACAACGATGACAACCTCTTCATGCCCAGGGCGCTAAAGAAGAAGGCCCATAAAAAGGGCAACCAAAAAAGTGAGACGAGTGACCATAAGCGAAAGGCAGCGACCAgccaaattggcaaaaaGAAACACGAGCAGGGGGGGCagcgggagaagcgggagaagaggaagaagaaacggaATAAGATGAAGAGCAAATTCTGCACAGCCCAGTGCCTACCCCTTGGTCAGTACGAGGAGGCATTCGAGAAGGAGCTCGCTTCCTACGCCACCAGCggtcttaaaaaatatttgaagtttttaaaaaattacaaaactACCGTGGGGGTGGTGGAAGACAAGGTG GGCATGGAGGGTGAGGAAAATGGCCTAGGTGGGTATGAGGCGCAAAAATACGTATATGACGGTGCCCACCATTAA
- a CDS encoding 60S ribosomal protein L34-A (putative), with product MAQRVHYRKHNHYNTKSNKVRPIRTPGGKLTIHVVKKKAGKPKCADCKTAIQGVKALRPADNRRARKKDRKVSRAYGGSICAKCIRERIMRAFLFEEQKCVRQVLKEKKKQEKKVKKVKKEKKKSTAKDAKKTKTTTDNKKPKKVGDKRKGR from the exons atggcgCAACGAGTTCATTATCGTAAACACAATCACTACAACACCAAGTCGAACAAAGTGAGGCCCATAAGGACACCCGGGGGCAAGTTAACTATCCATgtagtgaagaagaaggccgGGAAACCAAAATGTGCCGACTGCAAAACGGCCATTCAGGGG GTTAAGGCCCTGAGACCAGCAGACAACCGCCGAGCGAGGAAAAAGGATAGAAAAGTTTCCAGGGCCTATGGAGGCTCCATATGCGCCAAGTGCATTCGAGAAAGAATCATGAgagctttcctttttgaggaGCAGAAATGTGTTCGACAAGTattgaaggaaaagaagaaacaggagaaaaaggtgaagaaggttaaaaaggaaaagaaaaaatcaacagcCAAGGATGCAAAGAAGACTAAGACTACAACTGATAACAAGAAGCCTAAGAAGGTCGGTGATAAGCGAAAGGGCAGATGA